From Halorubrum salinarum, the proteins below share one genomic window:
- a CDS encoding NAD-dependent epimerase/dehydratase family protein: MTDTALVVGGTRFIGRHTVAELLAHDYEVAIFNRGNHENPFADDDRVTHVEGDRKDETALRAAKLSVEPDVVIDCVAYHPADVATATDVFADVDGYVYISSGSSYAAEEIPKREGETPLEPCTDAQAVDDDHETYGNRKAEGDREVFAAAEAGVNAMAVRPCIVYGPYDYTERLDYWIDRVLTHDRVVVPGDGQNLWHRAYVEDVASALRIVAERGEPGTAYNVGDRRALTLRETLETIADAADTEVDIVPASADALAAGGLDPEEFTLYREYPHLLDTRALADLGWESTPVDEAMARTVEEHRESDRDGSEWDPGREAEERVIGVKETL, from the coding sequence ATGACAGACACGGCGCTCGTCGTCGGCGGCACGCGGTTCATCGGCCGACACACCGTCGCGGAGCTGCTCGCGCACGACTACGAGGTCGCGATATTCAACCGCGGGAACCACGAGAACCCCTTCGCGGACGACGACCGGGTGACCCACGTCGAGGGCGACCGGAAAGACGAGACCGCGCTCCGGGCCGCGAAGCTGTCGGTCGAACCGGACGTCGTGATCGACTGCGTCGCGTACCACCCGGCAGACGTGGCGACCGCGACCGACGTGTTCGCCGACGTCGACGGCTACGTCTACATCTCGTCGGGCTCCAGCTACGCCGCCGAGGAGATTCCCAAGCGCGAGGGCGAAACGCCGCTGGAGCCGTGTACCGACGCGCAGGCGGTCGACGACGACCACGAGACGTACGGCAACCGGAAGGCCGAGGGTGACCGCGAGGTGTTCGCGGCCGCCGAGGCGGGCGTCAACGCGATGGCCGTCCGCCCGTGCATCGTCTACGGCCCGTACGACTACACCGAGCGGCTCGACTACTGGATCGACCGCGTGCTCACCCACGACCGCGTCGTCGTCCCCGGGGACGGGCAGAACCTCTGGCACCGGGCGTACGTCGAGGACGTCGCGAGCGCGCTGCGGATCGTCGCCGAGCGCGGCGAGCCGGGCACGGCGTACAACGTCGGCGACCGACGGGCGCTCACGCTGCGGGAGACGCTGGAGACTATCGCCGACGCGGCGGACACCGAGGTCGATATCGTCCCCGCGAGCGCGGACGCGCTGGCGGCCGGCGGCCTCGACCCCGAGGAGTTCACCCTCTACCGCGAGTACCCGCACCTGCTCGACACCCGCGCGCTCGCCGACCTGGGCTGGGAGTCGACGCCGGTCGACGAGGCGATGGCGCGGACCGTCGAAGAGCACCGCGAGTCGGACCGGGACGGGAGCGAGTGGGACCCCGGCCGCGAGGCCGAGGAGCGCGTCATCGGCGTGAAGGAGACGCTCTGA
- a CDS encoding zinc ribbon domain-containing protein gives MSERTRRRPWLAALLALVVSGLGHAYLRRWARGLGWYLAVAAAVFVFVPESAISGALAGDPPAVSEVAPAAAVVVASVVDAYVVAVRHNRGSERYRDRGRATDSPAAVPGPDGASAEVAGGESESESGETIRCPECGRETDPTFDFCQWCAEPVGEGDA, from the coding sequence ATGTCCGAACGCACTCGTCGGCGGCCCTGGCTCGCCGCACTGCTCGCGCTCGTCGTCTCGGGACTGGGTCACGCGTACCTCCGCCGGTGGGCCCGCGGGCTCGGATGGTACCTGGCGGTCGCCGCGGCGGTGTTCGTGTTCGTCCCGGAGTCCGCGATCTCGGGCGCGCTCGCGGGCGACCCGCCGGCGGTCTCGGAGGTCGCGCCCGCCGCCGCGGTCGTGGTCGCCAGCGTGGTCGACGCGTACGTCGTGGCGGTCCGCCACAACCGGGGGTCAGAGCGGTACCGCGACCGCGGACGAGCGACGGACTCGCCGGCCGCGGTACCCGGTCCCGACGGCGCGTCCGCGGAGGTGGCGGGCGGGGAGTCGGAATCGGAGTCAGGGGAGACGATCCGCTGTCCCGAGTGCGGGAGGGAGACCGACCCGACGTTCGACTTCTGTCAGTGGTGCGCCGAACCGGTCGGTGAGGGCGACGCGTGA
- a CDS encoding cbb3-type cytochrome c oxidase subunit I: MSELPPTTSVKRWFVTTNHKDIGILYTITALFFLLFGGVMALLIRLQLWDPTSQILSGLAYNEAVTAHGLIMVFWFLSPFAFGFANYFVPLQIGADDLAFPRLNALSYWLYLGSGLLLAISFFQGGTLSAGWTIYAPLNVPMYTPSIGSTGAVLALAMFVTGTTASTVNFLTSIHHSRAEGMGIMDMPMFTWSMLATVWMMLFAFAALLAVGLILAADRVLGSVYFSATEGGSLLWGHLFWFFGHPEVYIVFFPALGVMLELFQTFSGRRLVGRKWVIISICLISVQSFLVWMHHMFLTTINLEIKTLMMATTIGISLPFDLVVFALIYTLIKGRIQFTTPFLFAFGALLLFILGGITGVFLGAIVLDYEFRGTYWVVAHFHYVMFGGATALFGGAYYWFPKITGKMYDEFLGKLHFVIFFIGFNAVYFSMFLGWETPRRVFEYNPEFQIYHQFGTIGAFVLGFSFFIMFYNFAKSYVSGEPAGDNPWDYSRTAEWAVSSPPPLENWPNRPSYASGKLEFVKDYVPDGGPAMKTDDNGDVATDGGDSHSAHISEYPYWDKHPSHASIWPFALSVALGVTLFGFSGFADAVTVELGETAMQSNVVISNAMYPIAIVVGMVGLLYTGVKWGLEDFYAPPSEFAERWPFNGVEKVKLGMWFFLASDVIVFGAFLSAAIFVRYNAGWMTWEPLTDPLPGLINTFVLLTSSFTVILALVAARRKSRQGLLASLGSTILLGFVFMAIKMWEWNHEVFDKGVTISANAHGDPIQASIYYVTTGLHGIHVLLGLVIAIFLFVRAYQGHYLDDERPIEYFGLYWHFVDIVWVFVFPLFYLF, encoded by the coding sequence ATGAGCGAACTCCCGCCGACGACCTCCGTCAAGCGCTGGTTCGTGACGACCAACCACAAGGACATCGGAATCTTGTACACGATCACCGCGCTGTTCTTCCTGCTGTTCGGCGGCGTGATGGCGCTGCTCATCCGCCTCCAGCTGTGGGACCCGACGAGCCAGATCCTCTCCGGGCTGGCGTACAACGAGGCCGTCACCGCGCACGGGCTGATAATGGTGTTCTGGTTCCTCTCGCCGTTCGCGTTCGGGTTCGCGAACTACTTCGTGCCGCTCCAGATCGGCGCGGACGACCTCGCGTTCCCGCGGCTCAACGCCCTCTCGTACTGGCTGTACCTAGGCTCGGGCCTCCTGCTCGCGATCAGCTTCTTCCAGGGCGGCACGCTGTCGGCGGGCTGGACGATTTACGCCCCGCTCAACGTGCCGATGTACACGCCGAGCATCGGTTCGACCGGTGCGGTGCTCGCGCTCGCGATGTTCGTCACCGGCACCACGGCGTCGACGGTGAACTTCCTCACGTCCATCCACCACTCCCGGGCCGAGGGGATGGGGATCATGGACATGCCGATGTTCACCTGGTCGATGCTCGCGACCGTCTGGATGATGCTGTTCGCATTCGCCGCGCTGCTCGCGGTGGGCCTCATCCTCGCGGCCGACCGCGTCCTCGGTAGCGTTTACTTCTCGGCGACCGAAGGCGGGTCCCTGCTGTGGGGGCACCTGTTCTGGTTCTTCGGTCACCCGGAGGTGTACATCGTCTTCTTCCCGGCGCTCGGCGTGATGCTGGAGCTGTTCCAGACGTTCTCCGGGCGCCGCCTCGTCGGTCGGAAGTGGGTGATCATCTCCATCTGTCTGATCTCCGTCCAGTCGTTCCTCGTGTGGATGCACCACATGTTCCTGACGACGATCAACCTGGAGATCAAGACGCTGATGATGGCGACCACCATCGGCATCTCGCTGCCGTTCGACCTGGTCGTCTTCGCGCTGATCTACACGCTGATCAAGGGGCGGATCCAGTTCACGACGCCGTTCCTGTTCGCGTTCGGCGCGCTCCTGCTGTTCATCCTCGGCGGGATCACGGGCGTCTTCCTCGGCGCCATCGTGCTCGACTACGAGTTCCGCGGCACCTACTGGGTGGTCGCGCACTTCCACTACGTGATGTTCGGCGGGGCGACGGCGTTGTTCGGCGGGGCCTACTACTGGTTCCCGAAGATCACGGGGAAGATGTACGACGAGTTCCTCGGCAAGCTCCACTTCGTGATCTTCTTCATCGGGTTCAACGCCGTCTACTTCTCGATGTTCCTCGGCTGGGAGACTCCCCGCCGGGTGTTCGAGTACAACCCCGAGTTCCAGATCTACCACCAGTTCGGGACGATCGGCGCGTTCGTGCTCGGATTCTCGTTCTTCATCATGTTCTACAACTTCGCGAAGTCCTACGTCTCCGGCGAGCCGGCCGGCGACAACCCGTGGGACTACTCGCGGACGGCTGAGTGGGCGGTCTCCTCGCCCCCGCCGCTCGAGAACTGGCCCAACCGTCCCTCGTACGCCTCCGGGAAGCTGGAGTTCGTGAAGGACTACGTGCCGGACGGCGGCCCCGCGATGAAGACCGACGACAACGGCGACGTGGCCACCGACGGCGGCGACAGCCACTCGGCGCACATCTCCGAGTACCCGTACTGGGACAAACACCCGAGCCACGCCAGCATCTGGCCGTTCGCGCTCTCCGTCGCGCTCGGCGTCACGCTGTTCGGCTTCTCCGGGTTCGCGGACGCGGTCACCGTCGAGCTGGGCGAGACGGCGATGCAGAGCAACGTCGTCATCTCCAACGCGATGTACCCGATCGCCATCGTGGTCGGCATGGTCGGCCTCCTCTACACCGGCGTGAAGTGGGGACTCGAAGACTTCTACGCCCCGCCGTCCGAGTTCGCCGAACGCTGGCCGTTCAACGGCGTCGAGAAGGTGAAGCTGGGGATGTGGTTCTTCCTGGCCTCCGACGTGATCGTCTTCGGTGCGTTCCTCTCGGCGGCCATCTTCGTCCGCTACAACGCGGGCTGGATGACGTGGGAGCCGCTGACCGACCCGTTACCCGGACTGATCAACACCTTCGTGCTGCTCACGTCCTCGTTCACCGTGATCCTCGCGCTGGTCGCGGCCCGCCGGAAGAGCCGGCAGGGTCTGCTGGCGTCGCTGGGGTCGACCATCCTGCTCGGGTTCGTCTTCATGGCGATCAAGATGTGGGAGTGGAACCACGAGGTCTTCGACAAGGGCGTGACCATCTCCGCGAACGCCCACGGCGACCCGATCCAGGCGTCGATCTACTACGTCACGACCGGGCTCCACGGGATCCACGTGCTGCTCGGGTTAGTGATCGCCATCTTCCTGTTCGTCAGGGCGTACCAGGGTCACTACCTCGACGACGAGCGGCCGATCGAGTACTTCGGCCTCTACTGGCACTTCGTGGACATCGTCTGGGTGTTCGTCTTCCCGCTGTTCTACCTCTTCTGA
- the coxB gene encoding cytochrome c oxidase subunit II, with translation MIDPVILQQGGDWRAQAEVFDEIFFVFLALGTLVGTIVVSYTLWNVYKYRDDGNRSDEEFDAPVVGELPTGQGGPKAKKLFLSFGLSAIVVISLVVYAYGLLLYVEQGPDTGDEGDIEIMVEGYQYGWAYEYPNGHTERGELIVPADQRIDLNITSRDVWHNFGSSDLRIKSDAIPGDYSETWFAVSSEDVEAQGGEATYRVECFELCGPGHSQMKSQITVLPQDEWEEWYAGTGNSSESASIGASGAGFAAASGVGA, from the coding sequence ATGATAGATCCAGTTATCCTACAACAAGGGGGCGACTGGCGCGCACAGGCGGAGGTCTTCGACGAGATCTTCTTCGTCTTCCTCGCGCTCGGCACCCTCGTCGGAACCATCGTCGTGTCGTACACGCTGTGGAACGTGTACAAGTACCGCGACGACGGGAACCGGTCGGACGAGGAGTTCGACGCGCCGGTCGTCGGCGAGCTCCCCACGGGACAGGGCGGTCCGAAAGCCAAGAAGCTCTTCCTCTCGTTCGGGTTGAGCGCGATCGTGGTCATCAGCCTCGTCGTGTACGCGTACGGGCTCCTCCTCTACGTCGAGCAGGGACCGGACACCGGCGACGAGGGAGACATCGAGATCATGGTCGAGGGGTACCAGTACGGCTGGGCCTACGAGTACCCCAACGGGCACACCGAACGGGGTGAGCTGATCGTGCCGGCCGACCAGCGGATCGACCTCAACATCACGTCGAGGGACGTGTGGCACAACTTCGGCTCGTCGGACTTACGGATAAAGTCCGACGCCATCCCCGGGGACTACAGCGAGACGTGGTTCGCTGTGAGCTCCGAGGACGTCGAGGCGCAAGGCGGGGAGGCGACCTACCGCGTCGAGTGCTTCGAGCTGTGCGGTCCGGGTCACTCCCAGATGAAGAGCCAGATCACGGTCCTGCCGCAAGACGAGTGGGAGGAGTGGTACGCGGGCACCGGTAACAGCTCCGAGAGCGCCAGCATCGGGGCCTCCGGCGCCGGCTTCGCCGCGGCCAGCGGGGTGGGCGCATGA
- a CDS encoding efflux RND transporter permease subunit → MTAADRLIEEIDRVVTQRPLAVVAVFLVVTAGFAGGLTGIETSAGADQFTQDIPAQRALDDIDEEFETSIGGSATSAQVIVSDDNVLSRDALVRTLETQHRLESRSTLRVASTSSHADAVARQLDPSASTAAERRDAVTEATPAELRTAIADADATGAIAAQVSVDYNPTAQAADTAIVGITYDLPDAATTARVTELQTRSVEVVDSVPGNEAGENVILFGDGVLQSEITALLTDTAIIVFPAALILIVGFLIFSYRDPFDMAIGIAALLLSLLWTFGFMGYAGIPFSDSLVTVFPLLLAVGIDFGIHIVNRYREERATGTGIEASMRTTTDQLLIAFLLVTITTVFGLVSNVVSPFDPNRDFGIVAAAGITFTLIIFGVFLPAAKVLVDRLRERFPVPTFGTSALGAGGSRLARVLHVGVDLSRIAPVAVVALLLVGGAVGGAYGTGVNTEFSEEAFFPDQDRLETYADLPEPFAPTEYTFLDVLTLFEEEFEQDFVGSVTLYIDQSVRDDDSLELIHRTTRNPPDTFATTDERRAQATSVVTVIEDRASRDPEFAALVERNDRLGNGVPDRNVDEVYDALLDSSADGRARGYVAADRGSARIDYTIRPGVDNSEAVADVRELAERTPLDAVPTGSLVVNEAVIDLLTESAIRSLFAAFGLTALFLALSYAYLEGKAVYGLLNLVPVLVTVGLLVGSMRLFDIPLTPINAPILSVSIGLGVDYTVHFVHRFVDEYKAGLPIDEALDVTIAGTGGALTGSMLTTVSGLGVLWLAVIPLLRDFGVLLALGVFYAYLCSILLVPSLVVVWDRYGSLVGLGLDDGLRGAGAER, encoded by the coding sequence GTGACCGCGGCCGACCGGCTGATCGAGGAGATCGACCGCGTCGTCACGCAGCGGCCGCTGGCGGTCGTCGCGGTGTTCCTCGTCGTGACGGCCGGCTTCGCCGGCGGGCTGACCGGCATCGAGACCAGCGCGGGCGCGGACCAGTTCACGCAGGACATCCCCGCCCAGCGGGCGCTCGACGACATCGACGAGGAGTTCGAGACCTCGATCGGCGGCTCCGCGACGTCGGCGCAGGTGATCGTCTCCGACGACAACGTCCTCTCCCGCGACGCGCTCGTGCGGACCTTGGAGACGCAACACCGGCTGGAGTCGCGCTCGACGCTCCGGGTCGCGTCGACGTCGAGCCACGCGGACGCGGTCGCGCGGCAGTTGGACCCGAGCGCTTCGACCGCCGCCGAGCGGCGCGACGCCGTGACCGAGGCGACGCCCGCCGAACTGCGGACGGCCATCGCCGACGCCGACGCGACGGGCGCGATCGCGGCCCAGGTGTCGGTCGACTACAACCCCACCGCGCAGGCGGCCGACACGGCCATCGTCGGGATCACCTACGACCTGCCGGACGCGGCGACGACGGCGCGCGTGACCGAGCTACAGACCCGCAGCGTCGAGGTCGTCGACTCGGTCCCGGGCAACGAGGCCGGCGAGAACGTCATCCTCTTCGGGGACGGCGTCCTCCAGTCGGAGATCACGGCGCTGTTGACCGACACCGCGATCATCGTCTTCCCGGCGGCGCTCATCCTGATCGTCGGGTTCCTGATCTTCTCGTACCGCGACCCGTTCGACATGGCGATCGGGATCGCCGCGCTGCTCCTGTCGCTCCTCTGGACGTTCGGCTTCATGGGGTACGCCGGGATCCCGTTCTCGGACTCGCTCGTGACGGTGTTCCCGCTGCTGCTCGCGGTCGGGATCGACTTCGGGATCCACATCGTCAACCGCTACCGCGAGGAGCGGGCGACCGGGACCGGCATCGAGGCGTCGATGCGGACCACCACCGACCAGCTGCTCATCGCCTTCCTGCTGGTGACGATCACCACGGTGTTCGGGCTCGTCTCCAACGTCGTGAGCCCGTTCGACCCGAACCGCGACTTCGGGATCGTCGCGGCCGCGGGGATCACGTTCACGCTGATCATCTTCGGCGTCTTCCTCCCCGCGGCGAAGGTGCTCGTCGACCGGCTGCGCGAGCGGTTCCCGGTCCCGACGTTCGGGACGAGCGCCCTCGGCGCCGGCGGCTCGCGGCTCGCGCGCGTCCTCCACGTCGGCGTCGACCTCTCGCGGATCGCCCCGGTCGCGGTCGTCGCGCTCCTGCTCGTCGGCGGCGCGGTCGGCGGCGCCTACGGGACCGGCGTGAACACGGAGTTCTCCGAGGAGGCGTTCTTCCCCGACCAGGACCGGCTTGAGACGTACGCCGACCTCCCGGAGCCGTTCGCGCCGACGGAGTACACGTTCCTCGACGTGTTGACCCTCTTCGAGGAGGAGTTCGAGCAGGACTTCGTGGGGTCGGTGACGCTGTACATCGACCAGTCGGTCAGGGACGACGACTCCCTGGAGCTGATCCACCGCACGACGCGGAACCCCCCGGACACCTTCGCGACGACCGACGAGCGCCGCGCGCAGGCGACGAGCGTCGTCACCGTGATCGAGGACCGGGCGTCGCGCGACCCCGAGTTCGCGGCGCTCGTCGAGCGCAACGACCGCCTCGGCAACGGCGTGCCCGATCGCAACGTCGACGAGGTGTACGACGCGCTCCTCGACTCCTCCGCGGACGGCCGAGCACGCGGGTACGTCGCCGCCGACCGCGGCAGCGCGCGGATCGACTACACGATCCGACCCGGCGTCGACAACTCCGAGGCGGTCGCCGACGTGCGCGAGCTCGCCGAGCGCACGCCGCTCGACGCGGTGCCGACCGGCTCCCTCGTGGTCAACGAGGCGGTGATCGACCTGCTGACGGAGTCGGCGATCCGCAGCCTGTTCGCCGCCTTCGGGCTCACGGCACTGTTCTTGGCGCTCTCGTACGCCTACCTCGAAGGGAAGGCGGTCTACGGCCTCCTCAACCTGGTTCCGGTGCTCGTCACGGTCGGCCTGCTCGTCGGGTCGATGCGGCTGTTCGACATCCCGCTGACGCCGATCAACGCGCCGATCCTCTCCGTCTCCATCGGGCTCGGCGTCGACTACACCGTCCACTTCGTCCACCGGTTCGTCGACGAGTACAAGGCGGGCCTGCCGATAGACGAGGCGCTCGACGTCACCATCGCGGGGACGGGCGGCGCGCTCACCGGCAGCATGCTCACCACGGTCTCCGGGCTCGGGGTGCTGTGGCTCGCGGTCATCCCCCTCCTGCGCGACTTCGGCGTCCTGCTCGCGCTCGGCGTGTTCTACGCCTACCTCTGCTCGATCCTGCTCGTCCCCTCGCTCGTCGTCGTGTGGGACCGGTACGGCTCGCTCGTCGGCCTCGGGCTCGACGACGGGCTCCGCGGCGCCGGCGCCGAGCGCTGA
- a CDS encoding COG1361 S-layer family protein, translating into MSRPARLATAALAVAAVSALLVGVSLAGAAAPSAGGSPADSAALSGGPTADGVVAQTSDPTARQIRGSPVLEVFASQRTVPAGAESTVTLDIVNTGEMEIGNQLDSRVTTARGLTVEVDDGGVPIDVEDGEIPVGDVSTAASPVAVPLDVTVPEDVPDGRYEVEATLRYRYTFEIIPEFNDHKDRRGIDDFDVTIVVDDGARFAVLETDTDAQVGGSGDVTVTLANVGDETARDAVVSGSTTAPGVTLGQGGGQSFVGDWAPGENRTVTFDSSVGQSFAGGAYALSSTVDYRDPNGLDETAAPARAGVVPLREQSFSLDDVSGTLEVGYSGTVTGTITNEGPRTVENAVLIADSGSNRVSLGESRYALPRIPPGESAEFTFDADVSGSADPGPRQFRFTTEYESGDATLTAEQTRRVEVAPRQPEFELAVENATVQAGETRRINATITNRRPETLSSINAGLYADSPLTAVNDEAFVDELEPGESARIWFEVAAAGSASVEDHPVELDFRYEDARGNDRISDITQVPVTVTESVDDGGPPLGLVAVAALLVVAAVGGAVWYRRR; encoded by the coding sequence ATGAGCCGACCGGCGCGACTCGCCACCGCCGCGCTCGCGGTCGCCGCGGTGAGCGCCCTCCTCGTCGGGGTCTCGCTCGCCGGTGCCGCGGCGCCGAGCGCGGGCGGATCGCCAGCGGACTCGGCCGCCCTGTCCGGAGGCCCGACGGCCGACGGCGTCGTCGCGCAGACGAGCGATCCGACCGCGCGACAGATCCGCGGGTCGCCGGTCCTGGAGGTCTTCGCGTCGCAGCGAACCGTGCCTGCGGGCGCAGAGTCCACCGTCACGCTCGACATCGTCAACACCGGCGAGATGGAGATCGGCAACCAGCTCGACTCCCGGGTGACGACCGCGCGCGGGCTCACCGTCGAGGTCGACGACGGCGGCGTCCCGATCGACGTCGAGGACGGCGAGATCCCGGTCGGCGATGTCTCGACCGCCGCGAGCCCGGTCGCCGTGCCGCTCGACGTGACCGTGCCCGAGGACGTGCCGGACGGGCGGTACGAGGTGGAGGCGACCCTCCGCTACCGCTACACCTTCGAGATCATCCCCGAGTTCAACGACCACAAGGACCGCCGCGGCATCGACGACTTCGACGTCACCATCGTCGTCGACGACGGCGCGCGGTTCGCGGTGCTGGAGACCGACACCGACGCGCAGGTCGGCGGGAGCGGCGACGTGACCGTCACGCTGGCGAACGTCGGCGACGAGACCGCCCGCGACGCGGTCGTCTCCGGGAGCACGACCGCGCCCGGCGTCACCCTCGGGCAGGGCGGCGGCCAGTCGTTCGTCGGCGACTGGGCGCCCGGCGAGAACCGGACGGTGACGTTCGACTCCTCGGTCGGGCAGTCGTTCGCCGGCGGCGCCTACGCGCTCTCCTCGACCGTCGACTACCGCGACCCGAACGGACTCGACGAGACGGCGGCGCCCGCCCGCGCCGGGGTCGTCCCGCTCCGCGAGCAGTCGTTCTCCCTGGACGACGTCTCCGGCACGCTCGAAGTCGGCTACTCCGGGACGGTCACCGGCACGATCACGAACGAGGGGCCGCGCACCGTCGAGAACGCGGTCCTGATCGCCGACTCCGGGAGCAACCGCGTGAGCCTCGGCGAGAGCCGGTACGCGCTCCCGCGGATCCCGCCCGGCGAGTCGGCGGAGTTCACCTTCGACGCGGACGTGAGCGGGAGCGCCGACCCCGGGCCGCGACAGTTCCGGTTCACCACTGAGTACGAGAGCGGCGACGCGACCCTCACGGCCGAGCAGACCCGGCGCGTCGAGGTCGCGCCGCGACAGCCCGAGTTCGAGCTGGCCGTCGAGAACGCGACCGTCCAGGCGGGCGAGACCCGCCGGATCAACGCCACGATCACGAACCGGCGGCCGGAGACCCTCTCGTCGATCAACGCCGGGCTCTACGCCGACAGCCCGCTGACGGCCGTCAACGACGAGGCGTTCGTCGACGAGCTCGAACCCGGCGAGTCCGCGCGGATCTGGTTCGAGGTGGCCGCCGCGGGGAGCGCGAGCGTCGAGGACCACCCGGTCGAGCTCGACTTCCGTTACGAGGACGCCCGCGGCAACGACCGCATCTCGGACATCACCCAGGTCCCGGTGACCGTGACCGAATCGGTCGACGACGGCGGGCCGCCGCTCGGCCTCGTCGCCGTCGCCGCCCTGCTCGTCGTCGCCGCGGTCGGCGGCGCCGTCTGGTACCGACGACGGTGA
- a CDS encoding TetR/AcrR family transcriptional regulator has translation MDDPFAEPSNTRQAILGAAFRALCEHGYANVTIQRIGDEFDKSPSLVYHHYDGKDDLLLDLLGFLLDQFEAAVADGSLAEPSGDAAAGAGDDVPEMAPEAFDRSARDQLDDYLTAVVDPASLDDPYAPDERFVTVMTELRAQAASDEAYRDHFDRSDRVFGEYLERLVREAAAEADGDGSPGPADDSPGPDAVDAAEVAATLQTFATGGMFRWATTNGGPWVAGSRAGIDRYLEAMLPLVDASGAGE, from the coding sequence ATGGACGACCCGTTCGCGGAGCCGTCGAACACCCGGCAGGCCATCCTCGGCGCGGCGTTCCGCGCGCTCTGCGAACACGGGTACGCGAACGTCACGATCCAGCGGATCGGCGACGAGTTCGACAAGAGCCCGTCGCTCGTGTACCACCACTACGACGGGAAAGACGACCTGCTGCTCGACCTCCTCGGCTTCCTGCTCGACCAGTTCGAGGCGGCCGTCGCGGACGGGTCCCTCGCGGAGCCGTCGGGCGACGCCGCGGCGGGCGCGGGCGACGACGTGCCGGAGATGGCCCCGGAGGCCTTCGATCGCTCGGCCCGGGACCAGCTCGACGACTACCTCACGGCGGTCGTCGACCCCGCGTCGCTCGACGATCCGTACGCCCCCGACGAGCGGTTCGTCACGGTGATGACGGAGCTCCGCGCGCAGGCCGCGAGCGACGAGGCGTACCGCGACCACTTCGACCGCAGCGACCGCGTCTTCGGCGAGTACCTCGAACGGCTCGTCCGCGAGGCCGCGGCCGAGGCCGACGGCGACGGGTCACCGGGCCCCGCCGACGACTCGCCCGGACCCGACGCCGTCGACGCCGCCGAGGTGGCCGCGACGCTCCAGACGTTCGCGACGGGCGGGATGTTCCGCTGGGCGACGACGAACGGCGGCCCGTGGGTCGCGGGCTCGCGCGCCGGGATCGACCGCTACCTAGAGGCGATGCTGCCGCTCGTCGACGCGAGCGGCGCGGGAGAATAG
- a CDS encoding HD domain-containing protein, with the protein MVPVGVEIKETEVSDEDFEEMKGFVRDYLAASVESEDDGGRMRWYPWHSASYRFNHILNVVDLATEIAEAEGADVDVVRVAAVFHDVAKLEAEQDVHAEAGARVTREYLQSRGSYPESFIEEVCGAVVDHSYTGDLDDVPLESRCLIEADVLDKVGANGAVLMLLRMGYESRTHMDAAKMVDRVLQRAHDHTDRVVSDTAESIAHQRIKRVKWLREWLEEEVSRMDAEGVTDR; encoded by the coding sequence GTGGTCCCGGTGGGCGTCGAAATTAAGGAAACGGAGGTGAGCGACGAGGATTTCGAGGAGATGAAGGGGTTCGTCCGCGACTACCTCGCGGCCAGCGTCGAGAGCGAGGACGACGGCGGACGGATGCGCTGGTACCCCTGGCACTCCGCGTCGTACCGCTTCAACCACATCCTCAACGTCGTCGACCTCGCGACCGAGATCGCCGAGGCCGAGGGCGCCGACGTCGACGTGGTCCGGGTCGCGGCCGTCTTCCACGACGTCGCGAAGCTGGAGGCCGAACAGGACGTCCACGCGGAGGCCGGCGCGCGCGTCACCCGCGAGTACCTCCAGAGCCGCGGCTCCTACCCGGAGTCGTTCATCGAGGAGGTGTGCGGCGCGGTCGTCGACCACTCGTACACGGGCGACCTCGACGACGTGCCCTTGGAGAGCCGGTGTCTGATCGAGGCGGACGTGCTCGACAAGGTCGGCGCCAACGGCGCCGTCCTCATGCTGTTGCGCATGGGGTACGAGTCGCGGACGCACATGGACGCCGCGAAGATGGTCGACCGCGTGCTCCAGCGCGCGCACGACCACACCGACCGCGTCGTCTCCGACACCGCCGAGAGCATCGCGCACCAGCGGATCAAGCGCGTGAAGTGGCTCCGCGAGTGGCTCGAAGAGGAGGTCTCGCGGATGGACGCCGAGGGCGTCACGGACCGCTGA